A single window of Polyangiaceae bacterium DNA harbors:
- a CDS encoding response regulator transcription factor yields MRSVCYRFSDPQQFEHQITSVGDCELELELPPEEVIEDGEWVLAIFDVGARHKASSAAARAIVDPDGARLVFEPRDYRRLADFASSVVEGDRATSPPPLPTAQADDEIETPRPTSWPPRVGRGARILVVDDDPDIRAVVAAMLAAVGLVVTTKESAEEALAAIHQETFDLLVLDWNLPKMTGIDLCRAIRRDKLIALPVLFLTANASSQDMVDAFACGADDYMVKPFHAPELGARIFSLLRRTRG; encoded by the coding sequence GTGCGGAGCGTCTGCTATCGGTTTTCCGACCCTCAGCAGTTCGAGCATCAGATTACCTCCGTGGGAGATTGCGAGCTCGAGCTCGAGCTGCCACCAGAGGAAGTCATCGAAGACGGCGAGTGGGTGCTGGCGATTTTCGACGTGGGTGCTCGTCACAAGGCATCGTCGGCAGCCGCTCGCGCGATCGTCGATCCCGATGGCGCAAGGCTGGTCTTCGAGCCGCGTGACTACCGGCGCTTGGCCGACTTTGCATCGAGCGTCGTGGAAGGCGATCGCGCCACGTCCCCTCCGCCTCTTCCCACCGCACAAGCAGACGACGAAATCGAAACACCGAGACCGACGTCATGGCCACCGCGTGTAGGGCGTGGAGCTCGAATTTTGGTCGTCGACGACGATCCGGACATTCGCGCCGTCGTTGCAGCGATGCTCGCTGCCGTGGGTCTGGTCGTGACCACCAAAGAGAGCGCCGAAGAAGCGCTCGCTGCGATCCATCAAGAAACGTTCGACCTGCTCGTGCTGGACTGGAACCTGCCCAAAATGACGGGCATCGATCTGTGCCGGGCCATCCGCCGAGACAAACTCATCGCGCTGCCGGTCTTGTTTCTCACGGCAAACGCGTCGTCCCAAGACATGGTCGATGCGTTCGCCTGCGGCGCCGACGACTACATGGTCAAACCGTTTCATGCGCCAGAGCTCGGAGCGCGGATTTTTAGTTTGTTGAGAAGAACGCGGGGTTGA
- a CDS encoding thioredoxin domain-containing protein: MVHLRWPALLAALLAIGCDGSSSQGNDKPASSAPSAAASAAPIVSIPGVDLGPMTAREQREWSDQLQGLLAPCPETPVNIAQCIAEKRACKACTPAALYLLDAVRAGRSKQDREKAYNMRFDPKKVRTLDTDGSPELGPPDAPVTIVEWADFECPACKAFYPILDGLVKRFPGQVRLVYKNYPLAIHPHGEIAARAGVAAARQGKFWEMHHLLFDNQDRLEQSDLEGYAKQLKLDVGKFRAEMGSDDTVSRIARDKRAADDVNLDGTPTVFINGRQVETQLIDDPVGDLVKWIKLDLELLGITPAAPPAPVVNASAEPAPSVPASAGPGSSASAAPSAGPPKK, from the coding sequence ATGGTTCACCTGCGATGGCCTGCCCTCCTTGCAGCGCTCCTGGCAATCGGCTGCGATGGTTCGTCCAGCCAAGGCAACGACAAGCCTGCGTCTTCTGCGCCTTCGGCCGCAGCGTCCGCAGCTCCGATCGTGTCCATTCCCGGCGTCGACCTCGGACCGATGACGGCGCGCGAGCAACGCGAGTGGTCGGATCAGCTCCAAGGGCTGCTTGCTCCGTGCCCTGAAACGCCCGTGAACATCGCGCAGTGCATCGCGGAAAAACGTGCGTGCAAAGCATGTACGCCCGCGGCGCTCTACCTGCTCGATGCCGTGCGCGCGGGACGAAGCAAACAGGACCGCGAAAAAGCCTACAACATGCGGTTCGATCCGAAGAAAGTTCGCACGCTCGATACCGACGGGTCCCCCGAGCTCGGACCGCCCGATGCGCCCGTGACGATCGTCGAGTGGGCGGACTTCGAATGTCCCGCGTGCAAAGCGTTTTACCCGATCCTCGACGGCCTCGTGAAACGCTTCCCCGGTCAGGTTCGTCTCGTCTACAAAAACTATCCGCTGGCCATTCACCCGCATGGCGAGATCGCCGCTCGAGCAGGCGTCGCTGCGGCACGTCAAGGCAAGTTTTGGGAAATGCACCACTTGCTCTTCGACAACCAGGACAGGCTCGAACAATCGGATCTCGAGGGATACGCCAAACAGCTCAAGCTCGATGTCGGCAAATTCCGTGCGGAGATGGGTTCGGACGACACCGTCTCACGCATCGCGCGGGACAAGCGCGCCGCTGACGACGTGAACCTCGATGGAACGCCGACGGTCTTCATCAACGGTCGCCAGGTCGAAACGCAACTGATCGACGATCCCGTCGGGGACCTCGTGAAGTGGATCAAGCTCGACCTCGAGCTCTTGGGCATCACGCCTGCGGCACCTCCGGCTCCGGTGGTCAACGCATCGGCTGAGCCTGCACCGAGCGTTCCGGCATCTGCGGGGCCCGGTTCGAGCGCATCGGCTGCGCCATCTGCGGGGCCGCCGAAGAAATGA
- a CDS encoding 3'-5' exonuclease, translated as MKVADPCGCFPSGKHYPGIAHLLKVRAVGVASELDASAPWVDQPIAFLDVETTGRNAATDRLVEVAVVIGQCGDVVARHSWLIHPGRPIPAESTSVHGIKDEDVADKPAFGEIAHEILQSLAGAIPAAYNAVFDRGFLLAELERAQVFPENPPPAMRREVDWIDPLTFARELYKHEDSRALSDMAALLGISLVNAHRATDDAEAALRVLYALAKDSRVPKAYGSFIQEQRRLLRIQDEARSRWRRPS; from the coding sequence ATGAAGGTTGCCGATCCTTGTGGGTGTTTTCCGTCGGGAAAGCATTATCCCGGCATTGCGCATTTGCTCAAGGTGCGCGCGGTCGGTGTCGCATCGGAGCTCGATGCCAGCGCGCCGTGGGTGGACCAGCCCATTGCATTTCTCGATGTCGAAACGACGGGACGTAATGCGGCGACGGATCGATTGGTCGAAGTTGCCGTCGTGATTGGCCAATGCGGCGACGTCGTGGCGCGGCATAGCTGGCTCATTCATCCAGGCCGTCCCATTCCGGCAGAATCGACATCGGTGCACGGCATCAAGGACGAAGACGTCGCGGACAAACCTGCTTTTGGAGAAATCGCCCACGAAATTCTGCAATCGCTCGCGGGTGCGATTCCGGCGGCCTACAACGCCGTATTCGATCGCGGATTTTTGCTTGCGGAACTCGAGCGAGCGCAGGTTTTTCCGGAAAACCCACCACCGGCGATGCGCCGCGAGGTCGATTGGATCGATCCATTGACGTTTGCCCGGGAACTTTACAAACACGAAGACAGCCGTGCACTTTCGGACATGGCCGCGCTTTTGGGCATATCGCTCGTGAATGCACACCGCGCGACGGACGACGCGGAAGCCGCATTGCGCGTCCTCTATGCATTGGCAAAAGATTCCCGCGTTCCCAAAGCATACGGAAGTTTCATTCAGGAGCAGCGGCGCCTTTTGCGCATTCAGGACGAAGCGCGTTCGAGGTGGCGGCGTCCTAGCTGA
- a CDS encoding NUDIX hydrolase, giving the protein MTLGADGANSIKKECPQIAVGAVVIDDSSGACRRIVLVRRARPPMAGRFSLPGGRLEFGERIEAAVQREVFEESGLVVQVGPLVEVVEVIEPPYHYVILDYVCLRTGGELRAGDDASEVVFVVPGELERYGVTEAVVRVATKALTMV; this is encoded by the coding sequence ATGACGTTGGGCGCGGATGGCGCGAATTCCATAAAAAAAGAATGTCCCCAAATCGCGGTCGGAGCGGTGGTCATTGACGATTCGTCGGGGGCTTGTCGGCGGATAGTATTGGTTCGTCGAGCGCGTCCGCCGATGGCGGGTCGCTTTTCGCTACCGGGCGGACGGCTCGAATTTGGCGAGCGGATCGAGGCGGCGGTGCAGCGCGAGGTATTCGAGGAGTCGGGGCTCGTCGTGCAAGTGGGGCCGCTCGTCGAGGTCGTGGAAGTGATCGAGCCGCCGTATCATTATGTCATTCTTGATTACGTGTGTCTCCGGACGGGCGGAGAGCTGCGAGCTGGGGATGACGCGAGCGAAGTTGTATTCGTGGTGCCGGGCGAATTGGAGCGTTACGGGGTGACGGAAGCGGTCGTGCGAGTTGCCACGAAGGCATTGACGATGGTGTAA
- a CDS encoding transglutaminase domain-containing protein, with protein MSAGSSSMTRSRRRWLRPSGALAPFLMAAVVASSGVVDAQSSILHEFVPEDAAEDLSFATTTIDGNLHAAVKTPSGIATAPDPRRPPDARSLYGGTTVDDSPDSTYEPDRDTRRPNVENYEDPFIPSTTPFKRLRAFDTVLDDYTLAVRNKSLSVVPVGGVIGTDEEPFYGDFSVALVPNEPVRIPSVGPDARLLRMHSNPETDIKVLRDGADNWFVKSPTRKDIRLVVELAILRRTFGSAFADVRWQRLAPLVPPQPATHRAAFQQVAKAIDISTSMSARDVVEKMVDYFRSFEPTDAPLRENSDIYLDLALSKKGVCRHRSFAFLVTALNIGIPARMIVNEAHAWVEVYDGTIWHRIDLGGASANLDSAQEDPNRPMHNPPDDPYAWPENQDSGQELANRSRATSGGGGASSPDGTSTSSSSTAAPSSSAAPPMPPPAASSAAIDPNATSADVTIGAMGTDVRRGMPMKLDGQIKASGNPCPHVRVDVLLRSASAPAGVAVGSLSTNEQGIYDGAVVVPRELPLGEYEVIVRTPGGGRCGPGETQ; from the coding sequence ATGTCCGCAGGCTCTTCGTCGATGACGCGTTCACGTCGCCGGTGGCTTCGACCTTCCGGTGCGCTGGCTCCGTTTCTCATGGCGGCGGTGGTGGCGTCGAGCGGCGTGGTCGATGCGCAGAGCTCGATCCTGCACGAGTTTGTCCCGGAAGATGCGGCGGAGGATCTGTCGTTTGCCACGACGACGATCGACGGCAACTTGCATGCGGCAGTGAAGACGCCGAGCGGCATAGCGACGGCGCCTGATCCGCGTCGTCCGCCGGATGCGCGCAGCTTGTATGGCGGCACGACCGTCGACGACAGTCCCGATTCGACGTACGAGCCGGATCGCGACACGCGTCGTCCGAACGTCGAGAATTACGAGGACCCGTTCATTCCTTCGACGACGCCGTTCAAGCGGCTGCGAGCATTCGACACGGTGCTCGACGATTACACGCTCGCGGTGCGTAACAAGTCGTTGAGTGTGGTGCCCGTGGGTGGAGTGATTGGCACGGACGAGGAACCTTTTTATGGTGACTTTTCCGTGGCGCTCGTGCCGAACGAGCCTGTGCGTATTCCGAGCGTCGGCCCGGATGCTCGGCTCTTGCGCATGCATTCGAATCCCGAAACGGATATCAAAGTCTTGCGGGACGGAGCCGACAACTGGTTTGTCAAATCGCCCACTCGGAAAGACATTCGGCTCGTGGTGGAGCTGGCCATATTACGTCGCACGTTTGGCAGTGCATTTGCGGATGTTCGCTGGCAACGCTTGGCGCCGCTCGTACCGCCTCAGCCGGCGACGCATCGCGCGGCATTTCAGCAGGTTGCCAAGGCCATTGATATTTCGACGTCCATGAGTGCGCGTGACGTGGTCGAAAAAATGGTCGATTACTTCCGTTCATTCGAGCCAACGGACGCGCCACTCCGTGAAAATTCCGATATTTACTTGGATTTGGCATTGTCCAAAAAGGGCGTGTGTCGCCATCGTTCCTTTGCGTTTCTCGTGACTGCCTTGAACATTGGCATTCCGGCGAGAATGATCGTCAACGAAGCGCACGCTTGGGTCGAAGTGTACGACGGAACGATTTGGCATCGTATCGATCTTGGAGGCGCTTCGGCGAACCTCGATTCCGCACAGGAAGATCCCAATCGTCCGATGCACAATCCGCCGGACGATCCTTATGCATGGCCGGAAAATCAGGATTCGGGTCAAGAATTGGCGAATCGGTCACGGGCCACTTCGGGTGGTGGAGGGGCTTCGTCGCCGGATGGGACGTCGACCAGCAGCAGCAGCACGGCAGCGCCATCTTCTTCTGCGGCGCCGCCCATGCCACCGCCGGCAGCGTCCTCTGCGGCAATCGATCCGAATGCGACCTCGGCGGACGTGACGATTGGCGCAATGGGCACGGACGTTCGTCGCGGTATGCCCATGAAGCTCGACGGGCAGATCAAGGCGAGTGGCAATCCGTGTCCGCATGTACGCGTGGACGTGCTCTTGCGCAGCGCATCGGCGCCAGCGGGTGTGGCTGTCGGGTCGCTATCGACGAACGAGCAGGGCATTTACGATGGCGCAGTCGTCGTTCCGCGCGAATTGCCGCTCGGCGAATACGAGGTCATCGTGCGGACGCCGGGTGGCGGACGATGTGGACCGGGTGAGACCCAATGA
- the pcnB gene encoding polynucleotide adenylyltransferase PcnB, whose protein sequence is MGRTALSPVTTTTDLYEADLEPRYTVGFPAPTRHDVTFEHIDMDVQKVVRRLTRHGHEAYLVGGCVRDLLLGRQPKDFDVATSARPEEVRDLFRNSRIIGRRFRLVHVLFQGGKVIEVATFRRNPKDEGDDSSELLIRSDNVFGVASEDAMRRDFTMNALFYDLEARQILDWCGGMEDVVERRVVHTIGDPETRFREDPIRILRALKFAGRLGFAITPDVYDAIVFCREALALAARPRVSEEILRLLRGGQARRTIYLAWETGVLDVLLPELSSLLYDEGAEDGPSARQWRLLDYIDKRTTEVGPLDDSVLWTLLLLEPMQEACEGARDRATAVADFLEPLVDRLSLSRRYVDNIRRIVAVMPRLVTGRPGRFARTDMFDAAVEVTYADLVARRKPTEVLERYRSSSHRGQAAPRQNDAPPAPRRTHHRRGGGGGG, encoded by the coding sequence ATGGGTCGAACGGCCCTCTCACCAGTAACGACTACGACTGACTTGTACGAGGCCGATCTCGAGCCGCGATACACCGTGGGCTTTCCTGCGCCTACGCGGCACGACGTGACGTTCGAGCACATCGACATGGATGTGCAGAAGGTCGTCCGAAGGCTCACGCGTCACGGCCACGAAGCGTACCTCGTGGGCGGCTGCGTGCGTGACTTGCTGCTCGGGCGTCAGCCGAAAGATTTCGACGTCGCCACGAGCGCTCGGCCCGAGGAAGTGCGCGACTTGTTCCGCAACTCGCGGATCATCGGTCGGCGATTCCGGCTGGTGCACGTGTTGTTTCAGGGCGGCAAGGTCATCGAAGTCGCGACGTTTCGCCGCAATCCGAAGGACGAAGGGGATGACTCGTCCGAGCTGCTCATACGCAGCGACAACGTGTTCGGTGTGGCGAGCGAAGATGCAATGCGGCGCGACTTCACGATGAACGCGCTCTTCTACGACCTCGAAGCAAGGCAGATCCTCGACTGGTGCGGCGGCATGGAGGACGTCGTCGAGCGGCGTGTCGTGCACACGATCGGCGATCCGGAGACGCGCTTTCGCGAAGATCCGATCCGCATTCTGCGCGCGCTCAAGTTTGCCGGACGACTCGGGTTTGCCATTACGCCCGACGTCTACGATGCGATCGTATTTTGCCGCGAAGCGCTGGCGCTCGCTGCACGTCCGCGCGTGTCCGAAGAGATTCTGCGGCTGCTTCGCGGCGGCCAAGCGCGGCGCACCATTTACCTCGCGTGGGAGACCGGCGTGCTCGATGTGCTGCTGCCCGAGCTGTCGTCGCTGCTGTACGACGAAGGTGCCGAGGATGGTCCGTCGGCGCGTCAGTGGCGCCTGCTCGATTACATCGACAAGCGCACGACGGAAGTTGGGCCGCTCGATGACAGCGTGCTCTGGACGCTCCTCTTGCTCGAACCGATGCAGGAAGCATGTGAAGGAGCGCGTGATCGAGCTACGGCGGTGGCGGATTTCCTCGAGCCTCTCGTCGATCGACTCTCGCTGTCGCGGCGGTATGTCGACAACATTCGTCGCATCGTCGCGGTGATGCCGCGGCTCGTGACGGGGCGTCCTGGTCGCTTCGCGCGCACGGACATGTTCGACGCGGCGGTGGAGGTCACGTACGCGGATCTCGTCGCACGGCGCAAGCCCACGGAGGTGCTGGAGCGGTACCGCAGCTCGTCGCACCGCGGGCAAGCGGCGCCTCGACAGAACGACGCGCCCCCGGCGCCGCGGCGAACGCATCACCGTCGCGGTGGTGGTGGTGGTGGATGA
- a CDS encoding serine/threonine protein kinase, with protein MLDASPDAFVGALLDERYRIVQHIATGGVGQLYVAEDVRARGRVKPCFAVKVLRPEHVENGMLRARFAREIQATTRIHDPHVLAMHHHGELPDGLPYFVAELLEGLDLADTLDLSKCLAPLRAVGIAIGIAKGLAAAHAAGVVHRDLKPENVFLVHAADGREHVKLLDFGFAWIDDDPGEVFSGRLTLSQTAVGTPEYMSPEQAFGDVGRPSADIYALGIVLYEMLSGAPPFEGPRDVVTQKHVRQEPPQLVRGSNELGDVVHKALSKDSSRRYVSALEMAEALRTTPEGRALGALIA; from the coding sequence ATGCTCGACGCTTCGCCGGACGCCTTCGTCGGTGCGCTTCTCGATGAGCGATATCGCATCGTTCAGCACATCGCGACGGGCGGCGTGGGGCAGTTGTACGTCGCCGAAGACGTGCGCGCACGTGGTCGCGTGAAGCCTTGTTTTGCAGTCAAAGTGCTGCGGCCCGAGCACGTGGAAAACGGCATGCTGCGCGCGCGGTTCGCACGCGAAATCCAAGCGACCACGCGCATTCACGATCCCCACGTGCTCGCGATGCACCACCATGGCGAGCTGCCCGATGGCTTGCCCTACTTCGTGGCCGAGCTCCTCGAGGGCCTCGACCTTGCAGATACGCTCGACTTGTCCAAGTGCCTGGCACCTTTGCGCGCCGTCGGCATCGCCATCGGCATCGCCAAAGGCCTCGCAGCAGCGCATGCCGCAGGCGTCGTGCATCGTGACCTCAAACCGGAAAACGTGTTCCTCGTGCATGCCGCGGACGGACGTGAACACGTGAAGCTGCTCGACTTCGGCTTCGCATGGATCGATGACGATCCGGGCGAGGTGTTCTCCGGTCGTCTCACGCTCTCGCAAACGGCCGTGGGCACACCCGAGTACATGTCGCCCGAGCAAGCGTTTGGCGATGTCGGTCGTCCGTCGGCCGACATCTATGCGCTTGGAATCGTGCTCTACGAGATGCTCTCGGGCGCGCCGCCCTTCGAAGGCCCGCGCGATGTCGTGACGCAAAAGCACGTGCGACAAGAGCCTCCGCAGCTCGTGCGAGGGTCGAACGAGCTGGGCGATGTCGTGCACAAGGCGCTCAGCAAGGATTCTTCTAGGCGGTACGTTTCGGCACTGGAAATGGCGGAAGCCTTGCGAACGACCCCCGAAGGGCGAGCGCTTGGCGCACTAATCGCGTAA
- a CDS encoding rhomboid family intramembrane serine protease yields the protein MPTRQLESIVASLPVHVILIATIVVVSFIGMSSDSVKRALILNPWRVRHDGHVHRLLTAGWLHGDFPHLAFNMITLYFFANDVLRVLGPVRFLALYLSAVVLGFVPTTLRYMNKKEYNSIGASGAVAAVMFSAILLVPGIKLYLMFLPIPVPGIVFALAYLGYSAWHSRSARDGVNHDAHFFGAVYGAMFTYAFEPARVERTIKSFF from the coding sequence ATGCCGACCCGTCAGCTTGAAAGCATCGTCGCCTCCCTGCCTGTGCACGTCATCCTGATCGCGACGATCGTCGTCGTGAGCTTCATCGGAATGTCTTCCGATTCCGTCAAGCGAGCGCTGATTTTGAACCCTTGGCGCGTACGCCACGACGGCCACGTCCACCGCCTCCTCACGGCTGGATGGTTGCACGGCGACTTTCCGCACCTCGCGTTCAACATGATCACGTTGTACTTTTTCGCGAACGACGTCCTACGCGTGCTCGGGCCGGTGCGCTTTTTGGCACTGTATCTCAGCGCAGTGGTCCTGGGATTCGTTCCGACGACTTTGCGTTACATGAACAAGAAAGAATACAATTCCATCGGCGCGTCCGGTGCAGTTGCCGCCGTGATGTTCAGCGCGATTCTGCTCGTCCCCGGAATCAAGCTTTATTTGATGTTTTTACCCATTCCCGTGCCGGGAATCGTATTCGCGTTGGCATATTTGGGTTATAGCGCTTGGCATTCGCGCAGCGCCCGCGATGGCGTCAATCACGACGCGCACTTTTTCGGTGCCGTGTACGGGGCCATGTTCACGTACGCGTTCGAGCCTGCTCGCGTCGAGCGCACGATCAAGAGCTTTTTTTGA
- a CDS encoding 4-vinyl reductase encodes MGLIQDVAKIDRPILGSDIPILVFRVFRHFTAGYVEEVLGRGAAVVFQNGGRELGKEAGQMLYRPNTDDYLREVLQFVRDSRIGILIPRRFDDKQLVIDLDECITCAGMASISKRICHFEVGFVAGIVEVLIKKRPKAYETKCGANGEETCQVTVDLA; translated from the coding sequence ATGGGGCTCATCCAAGACGTCGCCAAGATCGACAGACCGATTCTGGGTAGCGACATTCCGATATTGGTTTTCCGTGTCTTCCGGCACTTTACGGCGGGTTACGTCGAGGAGGTGCTTGGACGCGGTGCGGCGGTCGTTTTTCAGAACGGAGGCAGGGAGCTTGGCAAGGAAGCGGGTCAAATGCTTTACCGGCCGAACACGGACGACTATCTTCGTGAGGTCTTGCAGTTCGTTCGCGATTCGCGCATTGGTATTCTGATTCCTCGCCGATTCGACGACAAACAGCTCGTCATCGATCTCGACGAATGCATTACTTGTGCCGGCATGGCGAGCATCTCGAAGCGCATTTGCCATTTCGAGGTTGGTTTCGTCGCTGGTATCGTGGAGGTTCTGATCAAGAAGCGGCCGAAGGCGTACGAGACGAAGTGCGGCGCCAACGGTGAAGAGACTTGTCAGGTAACGGTCGACTTGGCGTAG
- the gluQ gene encoding tRNA glutamyl-Q(34) synthetase GluQRS, with translation MTYRGRFAPSPTGDLHLGSAVAAVFCAAAALAARGTLVLRVEDIDTPRVIPGQAARIAEDLDWLGIRFQEGPDIGGAAGPYVQSQRQALYEAAIDELAKHDLVYLCDCSRAEIARVASAPHAGDEGPRYSGTCRPFGMRPRAFKRPPAVRIAVPHDARSIVTTNDLVLGSRTDDVADVTGDFVLRRGDGIFAYQLAVVVDDLAMGITDVVRGADLAGSSARQVLLARLLGGEPPAFAHVPLLVADDGRRLAKRDGGMTIREQRAFGRDPRELVRTIARAYGHDIAGSAEPLEALAEALEWSKLPMQPVRVGALGRST, from the coding sequence ATGACCTACCGCGGCCGATTCGCACCTTCACCCACGGGCGACCTGCACCTCGGCAGTGCCGTTGCCGCGGTGTTTTGTGCGGCTGCCGCGCTCGCAGCCCGCGGAACGCTCGTCCTGCGCGTGGAAGACATCGACACGCCACGCGTCATCCCAGGGCAAGCCGCACGCATCGCCGAAGACCTCGATTGGCTCGGCATTCGTTTTCAAGAAGGCCCGGACATCGGCGGCGCCGCGGGACCGTACGTGCAGTCGCAACGACAAGCGCTGTACGAAGCGGCCATCGACGAGCTTGCAAAACATGACCTCGTGTACCTGTGCGATTGCTCGAGGGCCGAGATCGCCCGCGTCGCCAGCGCTCCGCACGCCGGCGACGAAGGACCGCGATATTCCGGAACGTGCAGACCCTTCGGCATGCGTCCGCGCGCATTCAAGCGGCCGCCCGCGGTGCGCATCGCGGTGCCGCACGACGCGCGCTCGATCGTCACGACAAACGATCTCGTGCTTGGCTCGCGCACGGACGATGTCGCTGATGTAACGGGCGACTTCGTTTTGCGGCGCGGTGATGGCATCTTCGCGTACCAGCTCGCCGTGGTCGTCGACGACTTGGCCATGGGCATCACGGACGTCGTGCGAGGGGCAGACTTGGCCGGCTCGTCGGCGCGCCAAGTGCTCCTTGCGCGGCTGCTCGGGGGCGAGCCGCCGGCGTTTGCGCATGTGCCGCTGCTCGTTGCGGACGACGGCCGCAGGCTTGCCAAGCGCGATGGCGGCATGACGATTCGCGAACAACGCGCGTTTGGGCGTGATCCACGCGAGCTGGTGCGCACCATCGCGCGCGCGTACGGGCATGACATCGCGGGCAGCGCCGAGCCGCTCGAAGCGCTGGCCGAAGCGCTCGAGTGGTCGAAGTTGCCGATGCAGCCGGTGCGCGTGGGCGCGCTTGGAAGAAGTACGTAA
- a CDS encoding Fic family protein yields the protein MAYSPRFSYTGSIVQAAEEVGAYRTVVSVLPLPLAVERRLRHDARVRVAHNSTWIENRTLTLEEAEHVIADKALADPTRSKAGAAEEVRNYFQALEYVDQCAGSVCDEEFIRRLHALIMRGSSPGRPREQSEYRRHTVTVGHFAYVPPAWEDVPRLISDLCAWAQGPGLGLPRWIFAAILAYQFVTIHPFHDGNGRTCRALATWAMRGPNEERAVDPVGLLNVEEFYVANLEGYYDALQMGLHWNYYHSNEKGSRSDPDLSQWIEYFSEMLAQSARQVRQTVVEQFRAVNSDVLADPIASYPRTFRRLLVRIPDPSIPFGPGEVAACLHVSDRTARTWLKNWHQQKLIQPAGTATKRVHVWSLAPDVAVHIGAERQQG from the coding sequence ATGGCCTATTCGCCTCGTTTCAGCTATACGGGCTCGATTGTCCAAGCCGCAGAAGAAGTCGGCGCCTACCGAACTGTGGTCTCCGTTCTGCCACTTCCTCTTGCGGTCGAGCGACGTCTCCGGCACGACGCTCGCGTGCGCGTTGCGCATAACAGCACGTGGATTGAAAATCGCACATTGACGCTCGAAGAAGCCGAACACGTCATTGCGGACAAGGCATTGGCAGACCCGACGCGCTCCAAAGCTGGCGCCGCCGAGGAGGTTCGCAACTACTTCCAAGCGCTCGAATATGTCGATCAATGCGCCGGAAGTGTTTGTGACGAGGAATTTATTCGCCGCTTGCACGCGCTCATCATGCGAGGTTCCTCTCCCGGACGGCCTCGAGAACAAAGCGAGTATCGACGGCATACGGTTACAGTGGGCCATTTTGCCTATGTACCGCCCGCTTGGGAGGATGTTCCTAGGCTCATAAGTGACTTGTGCGCGTGGGCTCAAGGTCCGGGTTTGGGATTGCCGCGATGGATCTTTGCAGCAATTCTCGCGTATCAATTCGTGACGATCCACCCGTTTCATGACGGCAACGGGCGCACTTGCCGCGCTTTGGCGACATGGGCGATGCGAGGACCCAACGAGGAACGAGCGGTCGATCCAGTTGGGCTCCTGAATGTGGAAGAATTCTATGTCGCAAATCTCGAGGGATATTATGATGCGCTCCAGATGGGGCTTCACTGGAATTATTATCATTCGAATGAAAAAGGAAGCCGTTCGGATCCGGATCTCTCGCAATGGATCGAATATTTCAGTGAAATGCTAGCCCAGAGTGCACGTCAGGTTCGACAAACCGTCGTCGAGCAATTTCGGGCTGTGAATTCTGACGTACTCGCGGATCCGATTGCCAGCTATCCGCGCACGTTCCGCCGTCTGCTTGTTCGCATTCCCGACCCCTCGATCCCGTTTGGCCCGGGCGAAGTGGCTGCGTGCTTGCATGTTAGCGATCGAACCGCGCGAACATGGTTGAAAAATTGGCATCAGCAAAAGCTCATCCAGCCTGCTGGCACGGCAACCAAACGAGTTCACGTATGGTCGCTCGCTCCCGATGTTGCAGTCCACATCGGCGCCGAACGGCAACAAGGGTGA